CGTTCAGGAGGTACGCGAACGACGGCgacggtgccggcgccggctccgccatctcctcctccatcccctCCTCGCCCGTGGCAGCTGCATCATGGGGCCCGCTTCCGTTGATCTGAGACTAACGACGACGTCGCCGAGGAAAAGCGCACAAACACTTCATCAGCAATTAAAGAAAACGATGGATCACACATTCACACGCCTACCTTGAGCTGCAGTTCGTCCTTCAGGTTCATCAGCAGCTCATCCTGCCAGAGATTAACGACGAACGCGGTTAACAATTCAGAGCCACAGGCCCACAGCAAGCAGAGATTCAGAGTTTATTCAGAATTTCGTATCGCTAGGAAACTGCAGTACCTTTCTTGCACGGACTTTGCTGAGGGCCATCTCGAGCTGCCGCTCGAGCTCGTCGAGTTCATCCACTGGAGCAACAGACGACAGGTCTTCTCCCGTGTACGCCATCAGGTTGGCCTCGAGCTGCTGGTACTCCCGCCGCAGCCTGCCGATCTCCGCGATCATTTGCTGCTGCAGTGAAAGGATCGGACTGAAGTGATACTGAAGCAGAGGTGCAAGGAGCAGCAGTGCATTGGGTACGCACCTGATGATCGGTGCAGTGTGTCTCCTGGAGGAGTTGCGTGTTGTTGACGGCCTCGTACCGGCG
Above is a genomic segment from Setaria viridis chromosome 4, Setaria_viridis_v4.0, whole genome shotgun sequence containing:
- the LOC117853337 gene encoding MADS-box transcription factor 30 translates to MGRGKVELKRIENRVSRQVTFSKRRKGLLKKAHELAVLCDVDVGVVVFSERGKLFEYPDPPASLTDLIRRYEAVNNTQLLQETHCTDHQYHFSPILSLQQQMIAEIGRLRREYQQLEANLMAYTGEDLSSVAPVDELDELERQLEMALSKVRARKDELLMNLKDELQLKINGSGPHDAAATGEEGMEEEMAEPAPAPSPSFAYLLNVNEKSAASTMLQLWPQTDGDDDDVGTAGGGGSSSPPPPRGLQLW